In the genome of Buchnera aphidicola (Artemisaphis artemisicola), one region contains:
- the gndA gene encoding NADP-dependent phosphogluconate dehydrogenase, which yields MSKQQVGVVGMAVMGRNLALNIESKNYTVSIFNRTNKTTKEVIEHNKNKNLFSYFSIKDFVYSLLKPRCILLMVQAGKATDETIQLILPYLEKEDILIDAGNTFYKDTIRRSKELYKYGIHFIGMGVSGGELGALHGPSIMPGGEKKAYTLVFPMLKKISAKFKGEPCLSYIGPNGSGHYVKMVHNGIEYGDMQLISESYFLLKNLLNMNNEELGGIFSEWNKGELNSYLIDITKNIFIKKDNNKYLIDVILDEAKDKGTGKWISQNALDLREPLSLITESVFSRYLSSLKEQRVIASTILKGPSINNCIKDKNSFIEEIRRALYLGKIISYAQGFSQLKKASEKYNWNLQYNEIAKIFRSGCIIRANFLQKISEEYSNNKHVINLLLTSYFSEIANKYEKSLRKVVFYAIKYGIPVPAFSAAISYYDSYRSLNLPANLIQAQRDYFGSHTYQRTDKLGSFHTNWEV from the coding sequence ATGTCAAAACAACAAGTTGGTGTTGTAGGAATGGCAGTCATGGGACGTAATTTAGCATTAAATATTGAAAGTAAAAATTATACTGTATCTATATTTAATAGAACAAATAAAACAACAAAAGAAGTTATTGAACATAATAAGAATAAAAATCTTTTTTCATATTTTTCTATTAAAGATTTTGTTTATTCATTATTAAAACCTAGGTGTATTTTGCTTATGGTTCAAGCTGGAAAAGCTACTGATGAAACTATTCAATTAATTTTACCTTATTTAGAAAAAGAAGATATATTAATTGATGCAGGTAATACTTTTTATAAAGATACCATAAGAAGAAGTAAAGAATTATATAAATATGGAATTCATTTTATTGGGATGGGAGTATCCGGAGGTGAATTAGGAGCGTTACATGGTCCATCGATCATGCCTGGAGGTGAAAAAAAAGCATATACACTTGTATTCCCTATGTTAAAAAAAATATCTGCTAAATTTAAAGGTGAACCGTGTTTAAGTTATATTGGACCAAATGGTTCAGGTCATTATGTTAAAATGGTTCATAATGGCATTGAATATGGTGATATGCAATTAATTTCAGAATCGTATTTTTTATTAAAAAATTTATTAAATATGAATAATGAAGAATTAGGAGGCATTTTTTCAGAGTGGAATAAAGGCGAATTAAATAGTTATTTAATTGATATAACAAAAAATATTTTTATTAAAAAAGATAATAATAAATATTTAATAGATGTAATTTTAGATGAAGCAAAAGACAAGGGAACAGGAAAATGGATTAGTCAAAATGCTTTAGATCTTCGAGAACCTTTATCATTGATTACCGAATCTGTTTTTTCACGTTATTTATCTTCTCTTAAAGAACAACGTGTAATTGCGTCAACAATATTAAAAGGACCTAGTATAAATAATTGTATTAAAGATAAGAATAGTTTTATTGAAGAAATTAGACGGGCTTTATATTTAGGAAAAATAATTTCTTATGCACAAGGTTTTTCTCAATTAAAAAAAGCATCAGAAAAATATAATTGGAATTTACAATATAATGAAATCGCTAAAATTTTTAGATCTGGATGTATCATACGAGCAAATTTTTTACAAAAAATAAGCGAAGAGTATTCTAATAATAAACATGTAATTAATTTATTATTAACATCTTATTTCTCAGAAATAGCTAATAAATATGAAAAATCATTACGAAAAGTTGTTTTCTATGCAATAAAATATGGCATTCCTGTTCCTGCTTTTTCTGCAGCAATATCTTATTATGATAGTTATAGATCATTAAATTTGCCAGCAAATCTTATTCAAGCTCAAAGAGATTATTTTGGTTCACATACTTATCAAAGAACTGATAAGTTAGGTTCTTTTCATACAAATTGGGAAGTTTAA
- a CDS encoding electron transport complex subunit E — translation MNIKYFLYVRLWKNNSSLIQLLGLCPVLAMTTNSINAIGLGMTTTIVLTITNTIISTLKRIIPHDIRIPIYMILVSSIVTSIEMLIHAYQFNLYQSLGIFIPLIVTNCIIVGRADLIAYKNSIIVSFFDGIFIGLGSTFAMFIIAFIREALGNGTLFFGINKIIHSTDNFMFVHLLDKNSTIILAVLPPGGFFILGCIIAIKNAIDLYFKKQTVIKNINCSCICKTKK, via the coding sequence ATGAATATTAAGTATTTTTTATATGTCAGATTGTGGAAGAATAATTCTTCTTTAATTCAATTATTAGGATTATGTCCAGTTTTAGCTATGACTACAAATTCTATTAATGCTATAGGATTAGGAATGACAACAACTATAGTATTAACTATCACGAATACTATAATTTCAACTCTAAAAAGAATTATACCTCATGATATAAGAATTCCTATTTATATGATATTAGTTTCTTCTATTGTAACATCTATAGAAATGTTAATTCATGCTTATCAATTTAATTTGTATCAATCATTAGGTATTTTTATTCCTCTAATAGTTACTAACTGTATTATTGTAGGACGAGCAGATCTTATTGCTTATAAAAATTCTATCATAGTTTCTTTTTTTGATGGTATTTTTATAGGTTTAGGTTCAACTTTTGCTATGTTTATAATAGCTTTTATACGCGAAGCATTAGGTAATGGAACCCTTTTTTTTGGTATAAATAAAATTATACATTCTACAGATAATTTTATGTTTGTTCATTTATTAGATAAAAATTCTACTATAATTTTAGCTGTTCTTCCTCCAGGTGGTTTTTTTATATTAGGATGTATAATTGCTATAAAAAATGCTATAGATTTGTATTTTAAAAAACAAACTGTTATAAAAAATATAAATTGTTCTTGTATATGTAAAACAAAAAAATAG
- the rsxA gene encoding electron transport complex subunit RsxA — MQNIILFFISNILIENFILVKFLGLCPFLGSSSKVETAIGISFATTFVVFISSLLLWLINFFILLPLDLVYLRIIAYMLIISVSVQFLEIVLRSTSPILYRLLGIYLPLITTNCTVLAIPLFSLYFHHTFLESILFAVSASLGFTLVMILFSCIRERILLSDIPLPFQGAPIVLVTISLMSVIFMGFKGLIKN; from the coding sequence ATGCAAAATATTATTTTATTTTTTATTTCTAATATATTAATTGAAAATTTCATTTTAGTAAAATTTCTTGGATTATGTCCTTTTTTGGGTTCATCTAGTAAAGTTGAAACCGCTATTGGAATAAGTTTTGCAACTACTTTTGTTGTTTTTATATCATCTTTATTATTATGGTTAATTAATTTTTTTATTTTATTGCCTCTTGATTTGGTTTATTTGAGAATTATAGCCTATATGTTAATTATTTCAGTTAGTGTTCAGTTTTTAGAAATAGTATTGCGTAGTACTAGTCCTATTTTATACCGTTTACTTGGTATTTATCTTCCTTTAATCACAACTAATTGTACAGTTTTAGCTATTCCGTTGTTTAGTTTGTATTTTCATCATACATTTTTAGAATCGATATTGTTTGCAGTAAGTGCATCATTGGGCTTTACTTTAGTTATGATTCTTTTTTCTTGTATTCGTGAACGTATATTATTATCTGATATTCCTCTTCCATTTCAAGGAGCACCTATTGTATTAGTTACTATTAGTTTAATGTCTGTTATATTCATGGGATTTAAAGGTTTAATAAAAAATTAA
- a CDS encoding riboflavin synthase subunit alpha, with amino-acid sequence MFTGIVNRTGVIVSIQKKKKIHRHKVKLPPILSKMLTLGASIAYNGCCLTINNIDHFYIECDIVEETLNKTNLGFLNIGDRVNIERSVKYGDEIGGHIISGHIMNTVEVSKILESDDNYEMWFKIKNLSLMKYIFYKGFICIDGISLTVGKIINNEFCVHLIPETLLSTTIKNKQNGSLMNIEIDSYTQIIVDTTERLFKQTF; translated from the coding sequence ATGTTTACAGGCATTGTAAATAGAACTGGTGTTATTGTCTCTATCCAAAAGAAAAAAAAAATTCATAGACATAAAGTTAAACTTCCACCTATTTTATCTAAAATGTTAACATTAGGTGCTTCAATAGCATATAATGGATGTTGTTTGACTATAAATAATATTGATCATTTTTATATAGAATGTGATATTGTGGAAGAAACTTTAAATAAAACTAATTTAGGTTTTCTAAATATTGGAGACCGCGTTAATATTGAGAGATCAGTAAAATATGGAGATGAAATTGGAGGTCATATAATATCTGGTCATATTATGAATACAGTAGAGGTTTCTAAAATATTAGAATCAGATGATAATTATGAGATGTGGTTTAAGATCAAAAATCTATCGTTAATGAAATATATTTTTTATAAAGGATTTATTTGTATTGATGGAATCAGTCTTACTGTTGGGAAAATTATTAATAATGAATTCTGTGTGCATTTAATACCTGAAACTTTATTATCTACTACAATAAAAAATAAACAAAATGGTAGTCTAATGAATATAGAAATTGATTCTTATACTCAAATTATTGTAGATACAACAGAACGTTTGTTTAAACAAACTTTTTAA
- the rsxB gene encoding electron transport complex subunit RsxB, giving the protein MLIIFIFGVLSFLLGVILGYTTYSFPLKKDPFVEVINELLPQSQCGQCGYSGCYPYAEAIVHNSEKVDKCIPGGTDLMLRISDVLSLEIPEKNLIVKTKKKIYNTVWIDEKNCVGCTKCSNFCPVDAIIGAPNFIHTVLQDFCTGCEICISHCPTNCIKIKKDIYE; this is encoded by the coding sequence ATGTTAATAATATTTATTTTTGGTGTTTTGTCTTTTTTACTAGGAGTGATATTAGGTTATACTACTTATAGTTTTCCATTAAAAAAAGATCCATTTGTAGAAGTTATAAATGAATTATTACCCCAGAGTCAATGTGGTCAATGTGGATATTCTGGATGTTATCCTTATGCAGAAGCAATAGTTCACAATTCTGAAAAAGTTGATAAATGTATTCCTGGTGGAACTGATCTTATGTTGAGAATTTCGGATGTATTAAGTTTAGAAATTCCTGAAAAAAACTTAATAGTCAAGACTAAAAAAAAAATATATAACACTGTATGGATTGATGAAAAAAATTGTGTAGGATGTACAAAATGTTCTAATTTTTGCCCAGTAGATGCTATTATTGGCGCTCCTAATTTTATACATACAGTTTTACAAGATTTTTGCACTGGTTGTGAAATTTGTATCTCACATTGTCCAACTAATTGTATCAAAATAAAAAAAGATATTTATGAATAA
- the nth gene encoding endonuclease III — MNQEKRYKILLLFHSKNPTPRIELVFSSDFELLLSVILSAKSTDRIVNKTTKILFKVANTPESILFLGLKRLRNYIKQVGLYQNKAVYIIRTSFLILYKYQGKIPNNRSELESLPGVGRKSSNIILNILFKKKTIAVDTHVFRVSNRTNFAKGKNTNEVERKLIKVVPNIFKIQIHSWFVLHGRYVCTSRQFKCNICMIKKLCEFNGKKY, encoded by the coding sequence ATGAATCAAGAAAAACGTTATAAAATTTTATTACTATTTCATAGTAAAAATCCTACTCCTAGAATAGAATTGGTGTTTTCTTCTGATTTTGAATTATTATTATCTGTAATACTATCAGCTAAATCTACTGATCGTATAGTTAATAAAACTACTAAAATTTTATTTAAAGTAGCAAATACACCTGAAAGCATTTTATTTTTAGGATTAAAACGTCTTAGAAATTATATTAAACAAGTTGGTTTATATCAAAATAAAGCTGTATATATTATTCGAACTTCTTTTTTAATTCTATATAAATACCAAGGAAAGATTCCAAATAATCGTTCTGAATTAGAATCTTTGCCTGGTGTAGGTAGAAAATCATCTAATATTATTTTAAATATATTATTTAAAAAAAAAACTATTGCTGTAGATACACATGTTTTTAGAGTATCTAATCGTACTAATTTTGCTAAAGGAAAAAATACTAATGAAGTAGAAAGAAAATTAATCAAAGTAGTTCCAAATATTTTTAAAATACAAATTCATTCTTGGTTTGTGTTGCACGGTAGATATGTTTGCACTTCACGTCAATTTAAATGCAATATATGCATGATAAAAAAATTATGCGAATTTAATGGGAAAAAATATTAA
- the metG gene encoding methionine--tRNA ligase encodes MSSVLRKILVTCALPYSNGPIHIGHMLEHIQADIWVRYHRMRGHEVWFISADDSHGTAIMLKSEDLGISSNQLIKNVHKEHKKDFLNFKISHDNYYSTHSLENLYLLRKIFKSLDEKGFIQEKKSSQFYDDIKKLFLPDRFIKGTCPICNSENQYGDSCENCSSTYEPIDLINPVSVISGRRPSLKNTKHLYFNLPYFSNMLKQWIHSGVLQKSVVKKTEEWFKKGLKSWGISRDAPYFGFKIPKYSNKYFYVWLDAPIGYMSAFKNLCIKNKKINFNEFWDIKSNCELYHFIGKDIIYFHTLFWPAILEASSFRKPNAIFVHGHLTMNGLKLSKSRGALITASNWIKCFDSDSLRYYYASKLSNKINDIEINLQEFVHKINSDIVNKLVNLASRNASFIDKLFNGYLSNKLEDNELYQYFINKSINIASFLENREFSLMVRESMKLADIANQYINEKKPWMIQKRNINNNNLQQICTMGINLFRIIMIFLKPILPDLAKKTEFFLISKLNWNNIKKPLLSHKINKYTPLYKRISYKQIEKLIILTEK; translated from the coding sequence ATGTCAAGTGTACTTAGAAAGATTTTAGTTACCTGTGCTTTACCTTATTCAAATGGACCTATTCACATAGGTCATATGTTAGAACATATTCAGGCAGATATTTGGGTTCGTTATCATAGGATGCGTGGTCATGAAGTCTGGTTTATTTCTGCTGATGATTCTCATGGAACTGCTATTATGTTAAAATCTGAAGATTTAGGTATATCTTCAAATCAATTAATTAAAAATGTTCATAAAGAACATAAAAAAGATTTTTTGAACTTTAAAATTTCTCATGATAATTATTACTCTACTCATAGTTTAGAGAATTTATATTTATTAAGAAAAATATTTAAGTCTTTAGATGAAAAAGGTTTTATTCAAGAAAAAAAAAGTTCTCAATTTTATGATGATATAAAAAAACTTTTTCTTCCAGATAGATTTATAAAAGGAACTTGTCCCATTTGCAATTCTGAAAATCAATATGGTGATAGTTGTGAAAATTGCAGTTCAACTTATGAACCTATTGATTTAATCAATCCTGTATCTGTTATTTCAGGAAGAAGACCAAGTTTAAAAAATACAAAACATTTATATTTTAATTTACCTTATTTTTCTAATATGTTAAAACAATGGATACATTCTGGCGTATTACAAAAGTCCGTGGTTAAAAAAACTGAAGAATGGTTCAAAAAAGGTTTAAAATCATGGGGGATTTCTCGTGATGCACCATATTTTGGATTTAAAATTCCTAAATATTCTAATAAATATTTTTATGTTTGGTTAGATGCTCCTATTGGTTATATGAGTGCATTTAAAAATTTATGTATAAAAAATAAAAAAATAAATTTTAATGAATTTTGGGATATAAAATCTAATTGTGAATTATACCATTTTATCGGTAAAGATATTATTTATTTTCATACTTTATTTTGGCCGGCAATATTAGAGGCATCGTCTTTTAGAAAACCTAATGCTATTTTTGTTCATGGTCATCTTACAATGAATGGATTAAAGTTATCTAAATCACGAGGCGCTTTAATTACAGCAAGTAATTGGATTAAGTGTTTTGATTCAGATAGTTTGCGTTATTATTATGCAAGTAAATTATCTAATAAAATTAATGATATTGAAATCAATTTACAAGAATTTGTTCATAAGATAAATAGTGACATTGTAAATAAATTAGTTAACTTAGCTTCAAGAAATGCGAGTTTTATTGATAAACTTTTTAATGGATATTTATCAAATAAATTAGAAGATAATGAATTATATCAATATTTTATTAATAAAAGTATTAATATCGCAAGTTTTTTAGAAAATCGTGAATTTAGTTTAATGGTTAGAGAATCCATGAAATTAGCAGATATAGCTAATCAATATATTAATGAGAAAAAACCATGGATGATTCAAAAAAGAAATATAAATAATAACAATTTGCAACAAATTTGTACCATGGGTATTAATTTATTTAGAATTATAATGATTTTTTTAAAACCAATATTACCTGATTTAGCAAAAAAAACAGAATTTTTTTTAATTTCAAAACTAAATTGGAATAATATTAAAAAGCCATTGTTATCTCATAAGATAAATAAATATACACCATTGTATAAACGAATTAGTTATAAACAAATTGAAAAATTAATTATTTTAACGGAAAAATAA
- the tilS gene encoding tRNA lysidine(34) synthetase TilS: protein MIDKIINQYKNKSFLIAYSGGLDSTVLLDQLLKIKKTKPDFNIRAIHINHNISEFSKKWTEHCKKICNFYKIPLIIENICLDKNNNIEEKLRIKRYNIIYNHLSLNEILLTGHHMNDQCETLILSLKRGSGPTGLSSMSFETTFGNKKIVRPFLKKTKKELELYAYKNNLNWIEDFSNLNINYDRNFIRHKIIPILEKRWPFFIKNCFRTTYICQKETTLLNKLLDKKINNFIKFDNSLDIKNFKNIKKELSLALIRRWVSLQKIKKPSYNNIQYIYHQMIYSRLDANPKCILGTHEIRRYKKSLYFIKKQSNLKNTILFWHKKEKNLTLPNNLGFLSQNQTGIALPAPENHQLINIRFQYEGNILILGRSKKRKIKKIWQEKNIPPWLRNQIPLLFYNNDLISALGVFVINIKNKSQNTWIISWYNNLKSTYNNSFSFS from the coding sequence TTGATAGATAAAATTATTAATCAATATAAAAATAAATCTTTTTTAATCGCTTATAGCGGAGGACTAGATTCTACAGTACTTCTGGATCAACTGCTAAAAATAAAAAAAACAAAACCTGATTTTAATATACGTGCTATTCATATTAATCATAATATAAGTGAATTCTCAAAAAAATGGACAGAACATTGTAAAAAAATTTGTAATTTTTATAAAATACCATTAATTATAGAAAATATTTGTCTTGATAAAAATAATAATATAGAAGAGAAACTAAGAATAAAAAGATATAATATTATTTATAATCATCTATCTCTTAATGAAATATTACTTACTGGTCATCATATGAATGATCAATGCGAAACACTTATTTTATCGTTAAAAAGAGGTAGCGGTCCTACCGGACTTTCAAGCATGTCTTTTGAGACCACATTCGGTAATAAAAAAATAGTTCGTCCTTTTCTAAAAAAAACAAAAAAAGAATTAGAATTATATGCATATAAAAACAATTTAAATTGGATAGAAGATTTTAGTAATTTAAATATCAATTATGATCGTAATTTTATAAGACATAAAATTATTCCTATATTAGAAAAAAGATGGCCTTTCTTTATTAAAAATTGTTTTCGTACTACGTATATTTGTCAAAAAGAAACTACTCTGCTTAATAAATTACTTGATAAAAAAATCAATAATTTTATAAAATTTGATAATTCTTTAGATATTAAAAATTTTAAAAATATTAAAAAAGAATTATCTTTAGCATTGATTAGACGTTGGGTTTCGTTGCAAAAAATAAAAAAACCATCATATAACAACATTCAATATATCTATCATCAAATGATTTATAGTCGATTAGATGCTAATCCTAAATGTATTTTAGGAACACATGAAATAAGAAGATATAAAAAATCACTATATTTTATAAAAAAACAGTCTAATCTAAAAAATACTATTTTATTTTGGCACAAAAAAGAAAAAAATTTAACACTTCCTAATAATCTAGGATTTTTATCACAAAATCAGACAGGCATTGCACTTCCAGCACCTGAAAATCATCAATTAATTAATATTCGTTTTCAATATGAAGGAAATATTCTTATTTTAGGAAGAAGCAAAAAAAGAAAGATAAAAAAAATTTGGCAAGAAAAGAATATTCCTCCTTGGTTGAGAAATCAAATCCCTCTATTATTTTATAATAATGATTTGATTAGTGCTTTAGGAGTATTTGTTATTAATATTAAAAATAAAAGTCAAAATACTTGGATAATATCTTGGTATAATAATTTAAAATCAACTTATAATAATTCATTTTCATTCTCTTAA
- the rsxG gene encoding electron transport complex subunit RsxG produces the protein MKKYQKILQSAFLISFFSTISIASVVYINSITKNKIINQQEQEKNILLETVVPSKIYNTFTKKLYNIQNQFLGDNKTHNLWILFKNQKLEAAVVETTAPDGYSGSINILVAAYCNGKIIGARVLSHKETPGIGDKIDISISNWITKFNNIVVSSLQDKNFRLKKYGGQIEQFTGATITPQSVTNAIKKTVIFIKTIPTIFNQLK, from the coding sequence ATGAAAAAATATCAGAAAATATTACAAAGTGCTTTTTTAATCAGTTTTTTTTCTACTATATCAATAGCAAGTGTAGTTTATATAAATTCTATAACAAAAAATAAAATAATTAATCAACAAGAACAAGAAAAAAATATTTTATTAGAAACAGTAGTACCTTCTAAAATATATAATACTTTTACAAAAAAATTATATAATATACAGAATCAATTTTTAGGAGACAATAAAACTCATAATTTATGGATTTTGTTTAAAAATCAAAAATTAGAAGCTGCTGTTGTCGAGACTACAGCTCCTGATGGTTATTCTGGTTCTATTAATATTTTAGTTGCAGCATATTGCAATGGTAAAATTATTGGTGCAAGAGTTTTATCTCATAAAGAAACTCCAGGAATTGGAGATAAAATAGATATATCTATTTCTAATTGGATTACTAAATTTAATAATATAGTAGTTTCTTCTTTGCAAGATAAAAATTTTAGATTAAAAAAATATGGAGGACAAATTGAACAATTTACAGGAGCGACAATAACACCTCAATCGGTAACAAATGCAATTAAAAAAACAGTAATTTTTATAAAAACTATACCTACAATATTTAATCAATTAAAATGA
- a CDS encoding RnfABCDGE type electron transport complex subunit D gives MNAPFIYKNYSVRKIMFLVIIACIPGILTKCYFFGSGTLIQIALCVISSLILESILLKMRSKKIKIHLKDNSAVLTAILLGVSVPSLLPWWMVIMGIFFSIVITKHLYGGIGQNIFNPAMVGYVILLISFPIHMNNWHERDFSISLFKDIKKSANIIFFENYKDTINYNHLNIFPDIFTEATPLNNLKIKSHFNRDSLISEDIRLRNKIINTKNSWIYINISFFLGGVFLLLNRIICLRIPISFLITLAFLSKITYFFSKELFVSPLIHFFSGGTMICAFFIATDPVTTSCTNIGKIIFGIIIGFLVWIIRNYTDYPDAIAFSILFANMTVPLIDRYIKTSGYGHNNT, from the coding sequence ATGAATGCACCGTTTATATATAAAAATTATAGCGTTAGAAAAATAATGTTTTTAGTTATTATAGCCTGTATACCAGGAATTTTAACTAAATGTTATTTTTTTGGTAGTGGTACTTTAATACAAATTGCATTATGTGTAATATCATCTTTAATATTAGAAAGTATTCTTTTAAAAATGAGATCTAAAAAGATAAAAATTCATTTAAAAGATAATTCGGCAGTTCTTACTGCAATTTTATTAGGGGTTAGTGTTCCTTCATTGTTACCTTGGTGGATGGTAATAATGGGAATTTTTTTTTCTATTGTTATTACTAAACATTTATACGGTGGAATTGGACAAAATATATTTAATCCTGCTATGGTTGGTTATGTAATATTATTAATATCTTTTCCAATTCATATGAATAATTGGCATGAAAGAGATTTTTCTATTTCATTATTTAAAGATATAAAAAAATCTGCTAATATTATTTTTTTTGAAAATTATAAAGATACTATCAATTATAATCATTTAAATATTTTTCCAGATATTTTCACCGAAGCTACGCCTTTAAATAATCTTAAAATAAAATCACATTTTAATAGAGATTCTTTAATATCTGAAGATATTAGATTAAGAAATAAAATAATTAATACTAAAAATAGTTGGATATATATAAATATAAGTTTTTTTTTAGGAGGTGTTTTTCTATTATTAAATAGAATAATTTGTTTAAGAATTCCAATAAGCTTTTTAATTACTTTAGCTTTCTTATCCAAAATAACTTATTTTTTTTCAAAAGAACTTTTTGTTTCTCCATTAATTCATTTTTTTTCTGGAGGTACAATGATTTGCGCATTTTTTATTGCTACTGATCCTGTTACAACTTCATGTACTAATATAGGTAAAATAATTTTTGGCATTATAATTGGTTTTTTAGTTTGGATTATTCGTAATTATACTGATTATCCTGATGCAATTGCTTTTTCTATTTTGTTTGCAAATATGACTGTTCCATTAATTGATCGTTATATAAAAACATCTGGATATGGCCATAATAATACATGA
- the dcd gene encoding dCTP deaminase, which produces MRLCDQDIEKWLKRKGLIIKPYPKKEFIHGVTVDIHLGNKFRFFNNYKRSYIDLSTSNVNIELSLKDAMSNEIAFSKEKPLFLQPGSLVLSSTFESITIPDNLVGWLDGRSSLARLGLMIHATAHRIDPGWKGNIVLEIFNAGKLTLALYPKIKIAALSFEALNQAVLRPYNIRNKAKYKSQNGVIPSRIDLE; this is translated from the coding sequence ATGCGTTTATGTGATCAAGATATTGAAAAATGGTTAAAAAGAAAAGGTTTAATTATCAAACCTTATCCTAAAAAAGAATTTATTCATGGTGTTACTGTTGATATACATCTTGGTAATAAATTTCGTTTTTTTAACAATTATAAGAGATCTTATATTGATTTAAGCACTTCAAATGTAAATATAGAGTTATCTTTAAAAGATGCAATGAGCAATGAAATTGCTTTTTCTAAAGAAAAACCATTATTTTTACAACCAGGTTCTTTAGTTTTATCTTCTACTTTTGAAAGTATTACTATTCCTGATAATTTAGTTGGTTGGTTAGATGGACGTTCTTCTTTAGCTCGTCTAGGATTGATGATTCATGCTACTGCACATCGTATTGATCCTGGGTGGAAAGGCAATATTGTCTTAGAGATTTTTAATGCTGGAAAATTAACTTTAGCATTGTATCCAAAAATAAAAATTGCTGCTCTTAGTTTTGAAGCGCTTAATCAAGCGGTTTTACGTCCTTATAACATTCGTAATAAAGCTAAATATAAAAGTCAAAATGGAGTAATACCTAGTCGTATAGATTTAGAATAA